In the genome of Oscillospiraceae bacterium, the window CTACCGGCTGGAGGAAGCGTTTCGGTCCCTGTTGGAGCGGCTGCTGAAGGATCTGCCGGACACGGTGTGTCTCGTTTTTGTCTACGACGCCCTTACGCTGAAGACGGACGCCCGCACCCGCATACACGCGCTGCTGAAAGCGGCGGGGCATTTTGTGGAGTTTGCGCCGCAGGCGTCGCACGATCTGATTCCGTGGATTACGCGGCACTTCCGGGCGTATGGCAAGCAGATTGACCGCGCGCTGTGTGAATATCTCATCTTCCGATGCGGAGAGCTGATGGCTGGCCTCAAGTCGGAGATCGACAAGATCGCGGCGTTTGCCCCGACGGACACCGTGCGTAAGGCCGACATCGACGAGGTGTCCGTGCCGGCGCTCGACGCCGTGGTGTACCAGATGACGGACGCCCTCGCCGCCCGGCAATGGACGCGCGCGATGGAGATCCTTCTGACATTGGGTCAGATGCGGGAGGAGCCCATTGCGATTCTCGCCGCGCTGGGGCGGCAGATCCGGGGGCTGTACGCGGCCCGGCTGGCGCTGACCCGGGGGCTCGGCACGGAAGAGGTCATGCGTGTGATGGGCTATCGCTCGGACTACCCGGCCCGGCGTCTCCTCCAAAGCGCGCGGGGGCGGTCACTGTCGTGGTGCCGCCGGGCGGTGATCCTGTGCGCCCGGGTCGATTTGGAGTTCAAATCCGGCGCGGGGCGTGACCGCGCGCGTGCGCTTGAGTGGGTGGTGGCCGCGCTGTCTGAAGAGGAGGCCGGCGCATATCCGGCATGAATGAGGGGATGGATTGCTTCGTGGAGCGCATACGGGAAGTGATCGTCGTGGAGGGGAAGTACGACAAAAACGTGCTGCGGCAGGTGGTGGACGCCACCGTCCTCACGACGGACGGGTTCTCCATTTTTAAGGACCATGAGAAGAAAAAGCTGCTGATGAGGCTGGCGGAGGAGCGCGGCCTCATCATTCTGACGGATGGGGACGGCGCCGGCTTTGTCATCCGCAATCATTTGAAGGGCCTGCTGCCGAAAGGCCGGGTCAAACACGCTTACATCCCCGATGTGAGAGGCCGGGAGCGCCGCAAGAAAACCGGAGGCCGGGCGGGTCTGCTCGGTGTGGAGGGCATGCGCCCGGAGGTGCTGCTCGACGCGTTGCGGCGGGCCGGGGCCACGGTGGAGACCGGGAGCCAGGCGCCCCGCGGCGACCTTATCAAGGCGGATCTCATGGAGGACGGCCTCTCCGGCCGGCCCGACAGCGCAGCGCGGCGGGCCGCGCTGCTCAGCGCGCTGGGTCTGCCCGCGCAGATGACGGCCAACGCTCTGTTGGAGGTTCTCAATCTGCTCTGTGACCGGACGGCTTACAAGGCGCTGGTCGCCGCACTGCCGCGGCCGGAGGAAGGCGAACGCGGGGCAGATCCGGCAGGGGGGGTTTGGAGCTTGCCATAAAAATAAAAATGGAAAAATTTTGAATACAAAGGGTATGATTTGTCCACACTGTGAATAGAACTGATGTGACGAGACCTTTCCGACCTGCGCGGCACTGTCCGGCGCGGGCCGGGGCCGGATACCGGGCGGATGCCCGGGA includes:
- the holA gene encoding DNA polymerase III subunit delta, encoding MKAAKTDKLAQFKQDLRAGTPARLYVFYGEESYLRQHYLAELKKQLVTPGFESFNYELFEGRGLAAERLQEAVEGLPAFAPRKLIVVRDMDLYRLEEAFRSLLERLLKDLPDTVCLVFVYDALTLKTDARTRIHALLKAAGHFVEFAPQASHDLIPWITRHFRAYGKQIDRALCEYLIFRCGELMAGLKSEIDKIAAFAPTDTVRKADIDEVSVPALDAVVYQMTDALAARQWTRAMEILLTLGQMREEPIAILAALGRQIRGLYAARLALTRGLGTEEVMRVMGYRSDYPARRLLQSARGRSLSWCRRAVILCARVDLEFKSGAGRDRARALEWVVAALSEEEAGAYPA
- a CDS encoding DUF4093 domain-containing protein, with translation MERIREVIVVEGKYDKNVLRQVVDATVLTTDGFSIFKDHEKKKLLMRLAEERGLIILTDGDGAGFVIRNHLKGLLPKGRVKHAYIPDVRGRERRKKTGGRAGLLGVEGMRPEVLLDALRRAGATVETGSQAPRGDLIKADLMEDGLSGRPDSAARRAALLSALGLPAQMTANALLEVLNLLCDRTAYKALVAALPRPEEGERGADPAGGVWSLP